In Arachis stenosperma cultivar V10309 chromosome 1, arast.V10309.gnm1.PFL2, whole genome shotgun sequence, one DNA window encodes the following:
- the LOC130932204 gene encoding uncharacterized protein LOC130932204 isoform X1, whose translation MALVAHQPQGLYMTFSSRRSLCSKRLKLKQCLTKSHLIGRADWHCISKQNICLSVGPPCISGFKVKPMRIAGFKGTAQNDDSVTKANGLKVPKTSVRLEESGEFKSESPNGRSVPVSFAAEADESLAPSPVIHKLFKKWLTMLRTQPSNQEGEKILGEPPPEVLPKTLEGAERNEKVEILKVAWSHFVSLDATIKIPLIIFAPFFLFVNVKYGAEVSKELTPLWVMGPLIVALYIMIVRWVAALYVFTFKQTIKIIKNLPSYCILAFTYAFRGKLKEDINAYIFQPMLRIKNVNYKQMIRRKFEAFAEWIMEKYLDFVESIWPYYCRTIRFLKRANLI comes from the exons ATGGCATTGGTTGCCCATCAACCACAG GGCTTGTATATGACATTTTCATCAAGGCGTTCCTTGTGCAGCAAGAGGTTGAAACTGAAGCAGTGTTTAACAAAATCTCACTTGATTGGCAGAGCAGATTGGCATTGCATATCAAAGCAGAATATTTGTTTAAG TGTAGGGCCTCCGTGCATTAGTGGCTTCAAGGTTAAACCTATGAGGATTGCAGGCTTCAAAGGCACTGCTCAAAATGATGATTCTGTAACCAAAGCTAATGGATTGAAGGTCCCCAAAACTTCTGTTAGACTAGAAGAGAGTGGGGAATTCAAATCAGAATCTCCAAATGGCCGCAGTGTTCCAGTCTCTTTTGCCGCCGAAGCAGATGAGAGCCTTGCACCGTCACCTGTTATTCATAAGCTTTTCAAAAAATGGCTGACTATGCTGCGCACACAACCATCAAATCAAGAAGGGGAGAAGATTTTGGGAGAGCCTCCTCCGGAGGTTTTACCAAAAACTCTAGAAGGGGCAGAAAGGAATGAAAAAGTTGAGATTTTGAAGGTGGCTTGGTCCCATTTTGTATCCCTGGATGCAACAATAAAGATTCCGTTAATAATATT TGCCCCTTTCTTCCTCTTTGTCAATGTAAAATATGGTGCCGAGGTTTCCAAGGAGTTGACTCCTTTATGGGTTATGGGGCCACTCATCGTAGCTCTCTACATCATGATAGTGCGATGGGTGGCCGCACTGTATGTCTTCACCTTCAAGCAGACTATCAAAATAATCAAGAATTTGCCCTCTTACTGCATTTTGGCCTTCACCTATGCTTTCCGCGGCAAGCTCAAAGAAGATATCAATGCTTACATTTTTCAGCCTATGTTGAGGATTAAAAATGTTAATTATAAACAGATGATAAGAAGAAAGTTTGAAGCATTTGCAGAATGGATAATGGAGAAGTATCTTGATTTTGTTGAATCAATATGGCCGTACTACTGTAGGACAATCAGATTTTTGAAGAGGGCTAATCTCATTTAG
- the LOC130932204 gene encoding uncharacterized protein LOC130932204 isoform X2, producing MRIAGFKGTAQNDDSVTKANGLKVPKTSVRLEESGEFKSESPNGRSVPVSFAAEADESLAPSPVIHKLFKKWLTMLRTQPSNQEGEKILGEPPPEVLPKTLEGAERNEKVEILKVAWSHFVSLDATIKIPLIIFAPFFLFVNVKYGAEVSKELTPLWVMGPLIVALYIMIVRWVAALYVFTFKQTIKIIKNLPSYCILAFTYAFRGKLKEDINAYIFQPMLRIKNVNYKQMIRRKFEAFAEWIMEKYLDFVESIWPYYCRTIRFLKRANLI from the exons ATGAGGATTGCAGGCTTCAAAGGCACTGCTCAAAATGATGATTCTGTAACCAAAGCTAATGGATTGAAGGTCCCCAAAACTTCTGTTAGACTAGAAGAGAGTGGGGAATTCAAATCAGAATCTCCAAATGGCCGCAGTGTTCCAGTCTCTTTTGCCGCCGAAGCAGATGAGAGCCTTGCACCGTCACCTGTTATTCATAAGCTTTTCAAAAAATGGCTGACTATGCTGCGCACACAACCATCAAATCAAGAAGGGGAGAAGATTTTGGGAGAGCCTCCTCCGGAGGTTTTACCAAAAACTCTAGAAGGGGCAGAAAGGAATGAAAAAGTTGAGATTTTGAAGGTGGCTTGGTCCCATTTTGTATCCCTGGATGCAACAATAAAGATTCCGTTAATAATATT TGCCCCTTTCTTCCTCTTTGTCAATGTAAAATATGGTGCCGAGGTTTCCAAGGAGTTGACTCCTTTATGGGTTATGGGGCCACTCATCGTAGCTCTCTACATCATGATAGTGCGATGGGTGGCCGCACTGTATGTCTTCACCTTCAAGCAGACTATCAAAATAATCAAGAATTTGCCCTCTTACTGCATTTTGGCCTTCACCTATGCTTTCCGCGGCAAGCTCAAAGAAGATATCAATGCTTACATTTTTCAGCCTATGTTGAGGATTAAAAATGTTAATTATAAACAGATGATAAGAAGAAAGTTTGAAGCATTTGCAGAATGGATAATGGAGAAGTATCTTGATTTTGTTGAATCAATATGGCCGTACTACTGTAGGACAATCAGATTTTTGAAGAGGGCTAATCTCATTTAG